The nucleotide sequence GAGCCTCTGAAATGTTCCCAGCTCTTGCAAGCCCCGAGATCATGGTAGTGTATGTGATGACATTGGGTTTTAACCCTTGCTTTTGCATCTCTTGCAAGAACACAAATGCTTTGTTAAATTTTCTAACCCCGCAGAGACCATTTATGAGAATGCTATAAGTTATATGATTTGGAGAGCATTTCAAGTCTTTCATGGACTGAAAGCAGACAAGCACTTCATTGATTTCCTCTGCTTTCACCAGTGCATCAAACAAGCAGTTCCAAGTGTACACATTGGGCGTCAAACCTTTCTGCATCATCTCTTCCATGATTAGATATGCTTCATCAATTCTGCCCACTTTCCCAAAACCGTCAATAAGACTACCATAGATAACTACATTTAGCTCAAGGCCATTTGATTTTGCTTCCTCAAAAAGCATGTATGCTTCATCAAGCCTGTCAATCTTAGCAAGCCCATCAATAACTGAACCATAGGTGACAAGGGTTGGTTGATGACCTTTTGTCCTCATTTCATCCAGTAGCTGATATGCCTTGTTCACCTTGCCCGATTTGCAGAAACCATTGATTACAGCATTGTAAGCACGGGTGTCCAGAACACAGCCCTGGTCCTTCATTGCATAGAACAACTCATAAGTTTCATGAGAAAAACCAGCTTTCACAAGGCCGTGAATTAGTATTgagtagcttttcacatctGGAACAAATCCTCTAGCCTTTATTTCCTCAAATAGAGCCCTACCTTTCTCAACTTCTCCCGCTTTGAAAACACAATCCATGTATGTATTAAGGAGCATCAGATCAGGAGAACAACCAAAGCTAATCATTTCTCTGTATATCTTGTGACCATCCTCCTTCCTGCCCCGCTTGAAGAAGTTCATAATAAGCGATGTATACACAACAGCATTTGGAATCTGATCAGAATCTAACATCTTTTCATAAAGCCTATAGGCATCATCTACTCTACCGTGTTTGCCCAAGCCATCAATAAGAGAACAATAAGTAAAGTCATTTGGGGCACACACTCTGTGATCCATTCCTTCAAATATAGCACAAGCTTCACCAAGTTTTTGAGCTTTACAAAGTCTATCGACCATGATATTTACAGTAACGATATTAGGATACAAGCCAGCTTCTTTCATGGCATCCCGAACCTGCAAAGCAGAATCGAGGTTTCCTGCTTTACAAAGCATGTCTATCAGTATATTATAGGTCGAAAGATTGGGCATTGCATCTTTCTTCATCTCCTCGAAGACCCTCAATGCTTCCTCCACTTTCCCCTTCTTCCCAAGACAAGTCAGAATGCAATTATAAGCAACTACACTTGGAATGCTACCCTTCCCTTTCTGTCTCTCGAGTAAACGGTATGCTTCATCAAACTTTCCAGCTGAGCCATAACCCATAATCATGGTGTTATAAGCATATGCACATGGGACTTTTCTGTTTTGCTCCATCTGTTCAAAGATTTCCACAGCCTCATCCAGCCTACCAGCTTTCCAAAGAACCCCAATCATGCTTGTATAAGTCACATCATCAGGCATTAAACCTTGTGCTTTCATCTCGTGAAAAAACTTCCAGGCCATGTCTAACTTTCCTACCTTGCCAAAGCAGTCTATACAAACATTATAAAGAACAATATCAGCATCAAAAGAATTGCTCTTCATCTCATCCAACAGAGAAAGAGCAGCATCAAGTCGGCCCTCCTTGGCAAATGCACCAATAAGAGTCGTAAATATATGGACAGTTACTTCGTAACCTAGCTCCTGCATTTGATGAAAGAGAGTGAGCATGAGATCAGATTCATGAGCTTCAGACAAAGCACCAATCAGGGTTGTGTACGCCGAAAAAGCAGGGCGGAATTTGAACTTCCTCATGATTTCTATGACATTGAAGGCTTCTCTCAAATTACGTGACTTGATACAGCTAACAACTAACTCGATAGATGTGCTATTAGATGGCCCAAACCCGGCAAGACTCATTTCTCCGATAATTTGTTCCAAACAATCAATGTTTCTTGTTCGAGCCATTATCATAAGCAGGGAATTATAAGCATCAGGAGGATGTGGTTGGTCTATTATTCTCTCAGCCCACCGAAAATAATTTACTGCTATGTTAACATCCTTCAGCCTCCTTAAAACTCCAATCACTATATCTGGCATAGGTTTTTCATCAAGCATGGATAGAGCATTCTCAATGGCAGGTCCCCAAGGACCAGTGTCCAACACACAGCAGACTTTATCTACAACTTGTCTTACACCCCAACTATTTGCTGAATTACCTTGATTAGAGTCAACTTTCACAT is from Tripterygium wilfordii isolate XIE 37 chromosome 14, ASM1340144v1, whole genome shotgun sequence and encodes:
- the LOC120015226 gene encoding pentatricopeptide repeat-containing protein At3g06920, with protein sequence MKMCLRNPGLISHYDLKFCCIFARKKLTSLSNGPYSEVDVKVDSNQGNSANSWGVRQVVDKVCCVLDTGPWGPAIENALSMLDEKPMPDIVIGVLRRLKDVNIAVNYFRWAERIIDQPHPPDAYNSLLMIMARTRNIDCLEQIIGEMSLAGFGPSNSTSIELVVSCIKSRNLREAFNVIEIMRKFKFRPAFSAYTTLIGALSEAHESDLMLTLFHQMQELGYEVTVHIFTTLIGAFAKEGRLDAALSLLDEMKSNSFDADIVLYNVCIDCFGKVGKLDMAWKFFHEMKAQGLMPDDVTYTSMIGVLWKAGRLDEAVEIFEQMEQNRKVPCAYAYNTMIMGYGSAGKFDEAYRLLERQKGKGSIPSVVAYNCILTCLGKKGKVEEALRVFEEMKKDAMPNLSTYNILIDMLCKAGNLDSALQVRDAMKEAGLYPNIVTVNIMVDRLCKAQKLGEACAIFEGMDHRVCAPNDFTYCSLIDGLGKHGRVDDAYRLYEKMLDSDQIPNAVVYTSLIMNFFKRGRKEDGHKIYREMISFGCSPDLMLLNTYMDCVFKAGEVEKGRALFEEIKARGFVPDVKSYSILIHGLVKAGFSHETYELFYAMKDQGCVLDTRAYNAVINGFCKSGKVNKAYQLLDEMRTKGHQPTLVTYGSVIDGLAKIDRLDEAYMLFEEAKSNGLELNVVIYGSLIDGFGKVGRIDEAYLIMEEMMQKGLTPNVYTWNCLFDALVKAEEINEVLVCFQSMKDLKCSPNHITYSILINGLCGVRKFNKAFVFLQEMQKQGLKPNVITYTTMISGLARAGNISEAHELFHRFKANGGVPDSACYNALIEGLSNMNQALDAYKLFEETRSKGCDIHTKTCVVLLDALHKAECLEQAAIVGAVLREMAKSQHAARHW